One stretch of Chiroxiphia lanceolata isolate bChiLan1 chromosome 1, bChiLan1.pri, whole genome shotgun sequence DNA includes these proteins:
- the DEK gene encoding protein DEK isoform X2 — MSLLIPQKKIQCHQKKRMRQQPETENKAEESDEDEEEEEEEEEEEKEKSLIVEGKREKKKVDRLTMQVSSLQKEPFTITPGKGQKLCEIERIQFFLSKKKTDELRNLHKLLYNRPGTVASLKKNVGQFSGFPFEKGSDQYKKKEEMLKKFRNAMLKSICEVLDLERSGVNSELVTRILNFLMHPKSSGKPLPKSKKTPSKGGKKERSSSGTTRKAKRTKCPEILSDESSSEEDEKKEKDDSSEEKESEDEPPRKASKREKSKKVTSKTKKAVKSANVKKADSSTTKKNQNSSRKESESEDSSDDEPLIKKLKKPPTDEEVKETVKNLLANANLEEVTMKQICKEVYEKYPSYDLSDRKDFIKKTVKELIS; from the exons ATGTCTCTGTTGATTCCTCAAAAGAAGATACAATGTCACCAGAAAAAACGGATGAGACAACAAcctgaaactgaaaacaaagctgagGAAAGtgatgaagatgaagaagaggaagaagaggaggaggaagaagaaaag GAGAAGAGTCTCATCGttgaaggaaaaagggagaagaagaaggtCGACAGGCTGACCATGCAAGTGTCCTCATTGCAGAAGGAACCTTTTACAATTACACCAG gaaaaggacaaaaactGTGTGAAATTGAAAGGATACAGTTCTTTCTGAGCAAAAAGAAGACAGATGAACTAAGGAACTTGCACAAACTCCTCTACAACAGGCCAGGCACT GTTGCATCCCTAAAGAAGAATGTGGGTCAGTTCAGTGGATTCCCATTTGAAAAAGGAAGTGACCAAtacaaaaagaaggaagaaatgttaaaaaa atttaGAAATGCCATGTTGAAAAGTATCTGTGAAGTTCTTGACTTAGAAAGATCAGGAGTTAATAGTGAGCTCGTAACCAGAATATTAAACTTCTTAATGCATCCAAAATCTTCAGGCAAG CCATTGCCAAAGTCAAAAAAAACACCAAGCAAAGGTGGCAAAAAAGAGCGCAGTAGCTCTGGaacaacaagaaaagcaaaacgCACCAAGTGCCCTGAGATCTTGTCGGATGAATCCAGTAgtgaagaagatgaaaagaaggaaaaggatgattcttcagaagaaaaagaaagtgaagatGAG cCCCCTAGAAAAGcatctaaaagagaaaaatctaaaaaggTGACTTCCAAAACCAAGAAAGCTGTGAAGAGTGCGAATGTCAAGAAAGCAGACAGCAGCACCACtaagaaaaatcagaacagtTCTAGAAAAG AAAGTGAGTCTGAAGATAGTTCAGATGATGaacctttaattaaaaaactgaagaaaccaCCCACAGATGAAGAAGTGAAGGAAACTGTCAAGAACTTGTTGGCCAATGCAAACTTGGAGGAGGTCACAATGAAACAAATTTGCAAGGAG gTCTATGAAAAATATCCTAGTTATGATTTATCTGACAGAAaagacttcattaaaaaaacagtcAAAGAG
- the DEK gene encoding protein DEK isoform X1 encodes MNPEPYTMSLLIPQKKIQCHQKKRMRQQPETENKAEESDEDEEEEEEEEEEEKEKSLIVEGKREKKKVDRLTMQVSSLQKEPFTITPGKGQKLCEIERIQFFLSKKKTDELRNLHKLLYNRPGTVASLKKNVGQFSGFPFEKGSDQYKKKEEMLKKFRNAMLKSICEVLDLERSGVNSELVTRILNFLMHPKSSGKPLPKSKKTPSKGGKKERSSSGTTRKAKRTKCPEILSDESSSEEDEKKEKDDSSEEKESEDEPPRKASKREKSKKVTSKTKKAVKSANVKKADSSTTKKNQNSSRKESESEDSSDDEPLIKKLKKPPTDEEVKETVKNLLANANLEEVTMKQICKEVYEKYPSYDLSDRKDFIKKTVKELIS; translated from the exons ATGAACCCAG AACCGTACACCATGTCTCTGTTGATTCCTCAAAAGAAGATACAATGTCACCAGAAAAAACGGATGAGACAACAAcctgaaactgaaaacaaagctgagGAAAGtgatgaagatgaagaagaggaagaagaggaggaggaagaagaaaag GAGAAGAGTCTCATCGttgaaggaaaaagggagaagaagaaggtCGACAGGCTGACCATGCAAGTGTCCTCATTGCAGAAGGAACCTTTTACAATTACACCAG gaaaaggacaaaaactGTGTGAAATTGAAAGGATACAGTTCTTTCTGAGCAAAAAGAAGACAGATGAACTAAGGAACTTGCACAAACTCCTCTACAACAGGCCAGGCACT GTTGCATCCCTAAAGAAGAATGTGGGTCAGTTCAGTGGATTCCCATTTGAAAAAGGAAGTGACCAAtacaaaaagaaggaagaaatgttaaaaaa atttaGAAATGCCATGTTGAAAAGTATCTGTGAAGTTCTTGACTTAGAAAGATCAGGAGTTAATAGTGAGCTCGTAACCAGAATATTAAACTTCTTAATGCATCCAAAATCTTCAGGCAAG CCATTGCCAAAGTCAAAAAAAACACCAAGCAAAGGTGGCAAAAAAGAGCGCAGTAGCTCTGGaacaacaagaaaagcaaaacgCACCAAGTGCCCTGAGATCTTGTCGGATGAATCCAGTAgtgaagaagatgaaaagaaggaaaaggatgattcttcagaagaaaaagaaagtgaagatGAG cCCCCTAGAAAAGcatctaaaagagaaaaatctaaaaaggTGACTTCCAAAACCAAGAAAGCTGTGAAGAGTGCGAATGTCAAGAAAGCAGACAGCAGCACCACtaagaaaaatcagaacagtTCTAGAAAAG AAAGTGAGTCTGAAGATAGTTCAGATGATGaacctttaattaaaaaactgaagaaaccaCCCACAGATGAAGAAGTGAAGGAAACTGTCAAGAACTTGTTGGCCAATGCAAACTTGGAGGAGGTCACAATGAAACAAATTTGCAAGGAG gTCTATGAAAAATATCCTAGTTATGATTTATCTGACAGAAaagacttcattaaaaaaacagtcAAAGAG